The following are encoded together in the Onychostoma macrolepis isolate SWU-2019 chromosome 03, ASM1243209v1, whole genome shotgun sequence genome:
- the LOC131536374 gene encoding interferon-induced very large GTPase 1-like → MMGPWQTGNNSVAIFGKIICQKLKEPIEQSVYKKIARDLANEMISNCESLNGNRSNLEKHILKTLAEEEDFDKYMIYIHNPRDHFKSFIRDEVSRYITDKFSVRVLPKMKENIKLLQQKIMKAAHESTEHVQVNSGDVGLWLKSFTQQLSDELIFSEKDLSGVKHDDVDDFNLLEDAVIKELPAIMSEISSRFNTKTFSLNLDNKDRPDELLIDHFCQCCWVQCPFCKAICTNTIENHHGDHSVPFHHINGIDGCFYRGTTNVSINICTSSVASDQSFYPIDLDDAVLWKEYRRAGGVYAQWSITADLSELPYWKWFVCRFQEDLETYYNKTFEGNGKIPDEWRKYSKQDAIESLDQYI, encoded by the exons ATGATGGGACCTTGGCAAACAG GCAACAACTCTGTTGCTATTTTTGGCAAGATCATCTGTCAGAAACTTAAAGAGCCTATTGAGCAGAGTGTCTACAAGAAGATTGCCAGAGATCTGGCAAATGAAATGATATCAAACTGTGAATCACTGAATGGAAACAGATCAAATCTGGAGAAACACATCCTGAAGACACTGGCAGAAGAGGAAGATTTTGACAAATACATGATCTACATTCATAATCCCAGAGATCACTTCAAGAGTTTCATCAGAGATGAAGTCAGTCGGTACATCACTGATAAGTTCAGTGTCCGTGTTTTACCCAAGATGAAGGAGAACATTAAACTCCTGCAGCAGAAGATCATGAAAGCAGCACATGAATCTACTGAACATGTTCAAGTCAACAGTGGAGATGTTGGTTTGTGGTTGAAGAGTTTCACACAGCAGCTCTCAGATGAGCTGATCTTCTCTGAAAAAGACCTCAGTGGAGTCAAACATGATGATGTTGATGATTTCAACCTCCTAGAAGATGCTGTAATAAAAGAACTTCCTGCTATAATGTCTGAGATCAGCAGTAGATTCAACACAAAGACATTTTCACTAAATCTGGACAATAAAGACAGGCCAGATGAGCTTCTGATTGATCACTTCTGTCAGTGTTGTTGGGTTCAGTGTCCGTTCTGTAAAGCCATCTGCACCAACACCATAGAaaaccatcatggagatcacaGTGTTCCTTTTCACCATATTAATGGAATCGATGGGTGTTTTTATAGAGGAACTACAAATGTGTCTATTAATATCTGCACATCATCAGTAGCAAGTGATCAATCTTTTTATCCCATTGACTTGGATGATGCAGTCCTCTGGAAAGAATACAGAAGAGCAGGAGGAGTTTATGCCCAGTGGAGCATCACTGCTGATCTCTCTGAACTTCCTTACTGGAAGTGGTTTGTGTGCAGATTCCAGGAAGATCTAGAAACAtactacaataaaacatttgaggGGAATGGTAAGATCCCAGATGAATGGAGAAAATACTCAAAACAGGATGCTATTGAGAGTTTGGACCAGTACATTTAA
- the LOC131536369 gene encoding E3 ubiquitin-protein ligase TRIM35-like — protein MDLLTKEELSCPVCYEIFKTPVILSCSHSFCKECLRQFWRIKETQECPVCRRRSSKPDPPHNLALKNLSESFLKGRNERRSSGSEEICSLHSEKLKLFCLEDKQPVCLVCVNSQKHVNHTFRPISEVVPSYKEELNTALKSLKEKRKHKENIKGKFEKTVQHIKSQAEHTERQIKQQFEKLHQFLRDEEEATMTALKEEEEQKKQMMKEKLEEINRHISALSHTIKDTEEMMKDNDVCFLKRFSVTMERVQISSQPDPQTHSGALIDVSRYLGNLAFRVWKKMQDIVQNIPVILDPNTAHPDLVLSDDLTCVRNSRNNQLLPDNPERFDWYHCVLGSEGFNSGTHSWDVEVNDSSPWGLGVTTTSNQRKGYDFFDTDVWSVEYELPLGSGFPVEQDLKRVRVDLDYDGGTVSFSDPVTNTHLHTFTTTFTDTVFPFFWCYDRFTCLRILPVKLT, from the exons ATGGATTTGCTAACTAAAGAAGAACTTTCTTGTCCTGTGTGTTATGAAATTTTCAAGACTCCTGTTATTTTATCATGTAGCCACAGTTTCTGTAAAGAGTGTCTTCGACAGTTCTGGAGAATCAAAGAAACTCAAGAATGTCCTGTCTGCAGGAGAAGATCCTCAAAACCTGATCCTCCTCATAATCTTGCATTAAAAAACTTGTCTGAGTCGTTCCTGAAGGGGAGAAATGAGAGGCGTTCATCAGGATCTGAGGAGATCTGCAGTTTACACAGTGAGAAACTCAAACTCTTCTGTCTGGAGGACAAACAGCCTGTCTGTTTAGTATGTGTTAACTCACAGAAACACGTCAATCACACATTCAGACCTATAAGTGAAGTTGTTCCATCATATAAG GAGGAGCTCAATACAGCACTGAAATCCTTAAAAGAGAAACGTAAAcataaagaaaacattaaaggaAAGTTTGAGAAAACCGTTCAACACATCAAG TCTCAAGCTGAGCACACAGAGCGTCAGATTAAACAGCAGTTTGAGAAGCTTCATCAGTTTCTCAGAGATGAAGAAGAAGCTACAATGACTGCACTTaaggaggaagaggagcagaAGAAGCAGATGATGAAGGAGAAGCTGGAGGAGATCAACAGACACATCTcagctctttcacacacaatcaAAGACACGGAGGAGATGATGAAAGACAATGACGTCTGCTTTCTAAAG aGGTTTTCGGTCACAATGGAAAG AGTCCAGATCTCATCACAGCCGGAtccacagacacattctggagCTTTGATTGATGTGTCACGTTACTTGGGGAACCTGGCCTTCAGAGTCTGGAAGAAGATGCAGGACATTGTCCAAAACA TTCCTGTGATTCTGGATCCAAACACGGCTCATCCAGATCTCGTCCTGTCTGATGATCTGACCTGTGTGAGAAACAGCAGGAACAATCAACTGCTTCCTGAtaatccagagagatttgaCTGGTATCACTGTGTTCTGGGTTCAGAGGGTTTTAACTCAGGAACACACAGCTGGGATGTGGAGGTTAATGACAGTTCACCCTGGGGTCTTGGAGTAACTACAACATCAAACCAAAGGAAGGGATATGATTTCTTTGACACTGATGTCTGGAGTGTGGAGTACGAGCTGCCTTTAGGGTCTGGTTTTCCTGTTGAACAGGATCTTAAGCGTGTGAGAGTTGATCTGGACTATGACGGAGGAACGGTGTCATTCTCTGATCCTGTAACTAACACCCAtctacacacattcacaaccaCCTTCACTGACACAGTCTTTCCATTCTTCTGGTGTTATGATAGATTTACCTGTCTGAGGATTTTACCAGTTAAACTGACGTAA